Genomic segment of Drosophila biarmipes strain raj3 chromosome 2L, RU_DBia_V1.1, whole genome shotgun sequence:
GTATGAAGCGTGGCAACGAAGAGTGGTTTTGAAATTAAGTCACATATGTATACTctttatgtttaaaacattCACATTGTTTTACAATCTTAAATTGGTGTTAGAACTTTTTGACAATCTGATTAATAATGCCCACAATCCCCTGAAATAGACCCAAGAAGAGCCAGACACCTCTTTGTACTGGTCGACCAACCATCGGCTTGTTCTGTCTATACGTCCTCACCAAGCTATCGAAATCTGAACGTTGCTGAGCCGTAAGTTGAAGGCGGTTGGAATATTTCTCATAGAAGTCAACCAAAGCCGGTatattttggtatttagtTAATTGATTGACCGAGGGATTGTTGAAGATTGCCACTATTTCCCGGCCCCTTTTTATGAAGTCGTCATCACTTTGTGCATGTCCATTCCACAAAATGCATCCTAGAACAACCAGAAGGCATCTGAAATAGGAATAATAGGAATAggaataataaaaacttttccaGAACACTGTTTTAGCATTCTATACAGCTCACCTAATACGCATTGTCGGATTTATTTGGACTCTTGATGTGTCACTGTGAAAGAGTGGATTAATACTGATAACTTCACATTTCTCAGCTCTGTATTTATAGGCAGCTTTATTTTCCGACCCACTCATAATCTATATTTATATAGCACCTATCCCACCTTTATtcttcagaaataaaaaaaattttaatataaatagaGTTATCAATTCTGCACGGGTACTTCAAAGTAAGAAAATCAGATAAGATTGGttgatttattgattttataaagTATATTAAACATTAAAGTGAATTATgccacttaattttatttttcgtttttacttgttttttatagaaGAGCGGATCGTGTTTTCCAAGCGAGGGCTCTCAGATCAATTTAGAGGTAGCAGttttaatgcaaatatttttttaattctatgAATTTGTGTGAAAGTATGGTGTTTTTGGGGGACAAAATCGAAATTTTCCCTATCCCGCATCCGCGCCTTTATAATCTAAATGATAGCTGTTGCGATGGCCTTCACAATTTCCGCAATGGCCGGGGCAAAGAGGGGTATTAGGAACCAGAATCCTCCCTGGGCCGAAACCCCATCGACTTGCTGGGATTGCTGCATCCTGTACCTCCTTACAACATTGTTGGCATTGGCTCGCTCTTGAGGTGTCAATTGCAGACGGTTTGAGTACTTCTGGTAGAAGTCGACCAGGGCCGGCAAGTTGCGGCCCTTTGTGTACTGATCGACCGATGGGTTGCCAAATATGGCGATCATTTGGCGGGCCTTGGCCGTGAATTCAGCATCAGTTTGGCAGAGTCCAGTTCCCAGAAGGCATCCAAAGACAACCAGGAGGCAGCTGAAAATATTAGCTATTTATCCCACTGAACTTTGTTATGATTTGAGTATCGCCTACCTTATTTGCAATGAAGAATTCATCTTTAAGATTGATGTTTTGCTGAGTACTGATCGGTTGAAACTCAAGTTGACGCACTTAAGGCCTCTGAATTTATAGCTTTCCGTACCACTTCCTTATCATCCTCGAATGCTGATGCATATGTAAATTCCGTAGAAGTGATAAGGTGTTAAAGGAATTGGTTTTATATTTGCCaatttaaaaggaaaaattGTAATCTATATTTCCGGATTTTCGAAATCCGAAGATTGTGCAAGCGGCCTTTGGTATATtgcgaaattcaaaataattcttggaatcGATGATTTTTGCATGAACATTTATCTCAACAGAGGCTAACTAACACGCAAATGGGTATAAATAGGTCTTATTTATTAGGCagttagaaaaaaaaaaacttactTCTGCCAGATGttttagaataaaattaaattctaaaagTTTGCTTTTCCATTCCCCCAAGATCTTGTCAAAATGGAGCCCTGCCCACACATCAACGCGTTTCATTAAAAAGCGCTTATGGCCTGTGGATGGGAAATTGAGTGAAAATAAGAGTGGCAGAGGCTTTTCCACATTTTCATTAGCTTGCGGTTCTGTCAGCGCGTTTGATCTGTGAAATTAATGCAATGCCATGGGCGGCGGAACGAACTGAGCTCTTGTAAATGGGAACAGCTGTCGCTGAGTTCCAAAGGCAGGGGCCACAGACCCCTCATGCCACAATAAATAGAAAGTGACCCTGGCACCCTGGAA
This window contains:
- the LOC108032325 gene encoding protein Turandot E-like; the encoded protein is MNSSLQISCLLVVFGCLLGTGLCQTDAEFTAKARQMIAIFGNPSVDQYTKGRNLPALVDFYQKYSNRLQLTPQERANANNVVRRYRMQQSQQVDGVSAQGGFWFLIPLFAPAIAEIVKAIATAII
- the LOC122818831 gene encoding protein Turandot E-like, whose amino-acid sequence is MRIRCLLVVLGCILWNGHAQSDDDFIKRGREIVAIFNNPSVNQLTKYQNIPALVDFYEKYSNRLQLTAQQRSDFDSLVRTYRQNKPMVGRPVQRGVWLFLGLFQGIVGIINQIVKKF